In the genome of Halobacteriovoraceae bacterium, one region contains:
- a CDS encoding DNA starvation/stationary phase protection protein, with protein MSLNTGINEENRVKIAKGLSTLLADTYTLYLKTHKYHWNVTGPMFQTLHTMFETQYNNLSVAVDELAERIRVLGVKAPGSYKEFSDLGNVKEDSSIDVDAQEMIKNLLADHEQVTRSAKAILPLLEGANDEGTNSLIGARIEYHEKTAWMLNSLIS; from the coding sequence ATGTCTTTAAACACAGGTATAAACGAAGAAAACAGAGTCAAAATTGCAAAAGGACTTTCAACTCTCCTGGCCGACACATACACCTTATACTTAAAAACACACAAATATCACTGGAACGTAACTGGCCCAATGTTTCAAACATTACACACCATGTTTGAAACACAATACAACAATCTTTCTGTTGCGGTGGATGAATTAGCTGAGAGAATAAGAGTTCTAGGTGTAAAAGCTCCTGGTTCTTATAAGGAGTTTTCAGATTTAGGAAATGTTAAAGAAGACAGCTCTATTGATGTAGACGCCCAAGAGATGATAAAAAACCTACTTGCTGATCATGAACAGGTTACTCGCTCGGCCAAGGCAATCCTTCCTCTGCTTGAAGGTGCCAACGATGAAGGAACAAACTCATTAATTGGTGCGAGAATTGAATATCATGAAAAAACAGCTTGGATGTTAAATAGTTTAATTAGTTAG
- a CDS encoding site-specific integrase, translating to MDSVSTESVITSTQHQESQVLSIGHISENAQSLQKSFFNDLKDKGRSTNTLKTYKTDLDCFNQFLLLNKGDLSLNEFNLQHVASYDEYLQKKYDSDNSRRRRVQALRLFFDYLVEREIFSSNPVRKLPTSPKFLDIPRPTSFEEVTKLWDFLLKESNRTDLSTIEELVIRRNQILFLFIFSGGLKVSDLAHLKEEHVFLGNSPRVMILPKKRDPYSVPLPKIFTSVFERYYSLLKSCKMQSGLDFEEILFNANPYKILSGGLSPRGIETIMEEIRKKLGIRLTPKSLRQSCIFNWLSKKHPENLVKEWMGVAPSYSLKLYKEHLENNLYNDAFIEEFYLIHRSIQ from the coding sequence ATGGATTCAGTCTCTACTGAAAGTGTAATCACTTCGACTCAACACCAAGAAAGCCAAGTTCTCTCTATTGGGCACATTTCAGAAAATGCTCAATCATTACAAAAAAGTTTTTTCAATGATTTAAAGGACAAGGGCAGAAGTACAAATACATTGAAGACCTATAAAACAGATTTGGATTGTTTTAATCAATTTCTGTTGTTAAACAAAGGGGATTTATCGCTCAACGAATTCAATTTACAACATGTGGCCAGCTATGATGAGTATTTGCAAAAAAAATATGATTCAGACAATTCTCGTAGAAGAAGAGTCCAGGCATTAAGGTTGTTTTTTGATTATCTGGTTGAACGCGAAATCTTTAGCTCTAATCCCGTAAGAAAGTTACCTACTTCTCCAAAATTTTTAGATATACCTAGACCCACCAGTTTTGAAGAAGTTACGAAATTATGGGATTTTTTACTCAAAGAAAGCAATCGCACTGATTTATCTACGATAGAAGAGTTAGTTATTAGAAGAAATCAGATTTTATTTCTCTTCATATTTTCCGGTGGACTAAAAGTTTCTGATCTGGCGCATCTGAAGGAAGAACATGTCTTTTTAGGAAACTCACCAAGAGTAATGATTTTACCAAAAAAACGAGACCCCTACTCTGTTCCTCTTCCCAAAATATTTACGAGTGTTTTTGAGCGATATTATTCTCTTCTAAAATCTTGTAAAATGCAGTCTGGTTTAGATTTCGAAGAAATCCTCTTCAATGCCAATCCTTATAAAATACTCTCAGGAGGTCTATCTCCAAGAGGAATTGAAACCATCATGGAAGAAATTCGAAAAAAATTAGGGATCCGTTTAACTCCTAAATCGCTTAGACAATCTTGTATATTCAATTGGCTCTCAAAAAAACATCCTGAAAACCTGGTTAAAGAATGGATGGGAGTTGCACCTTCTTACTCCTTGAAACTTTACAAGGAACATCTTGAAAATAATTTATACAATGATGCTTTTATTGAAGAATTTTATCTCATTCATAGATCTATTCAATGA
- a CDS encoding trypsin-like peptidase domain-containing protein codes for MIFKFRLILLIVFIYTISNGMYALPLDESALYKKLSHASVTVISTTSEKYENIIAGKYAPEESDNENTFIELLKFIFLKKDNSFSDEGLFSQGSGFILKDYENTIATSYHVVDEYLEDGVFFCIRNGQKTINEIISVYEPRTFLENFSEHQKFLCRIKLIDHSKDLALLEMVSPDQKNIQKDGLIISYERPPITSKVYNVSTPFGHTGQWSTGVVNNWITGYQDQIAGINEDFTINEFILVNSTSIFSGSSGSALTNEKGEIIGMVTASYQDMGMAIITPINELFPRDEESMLLTITSN; via the coding sequence ATGATTTTTAAGTTTCGATTGATATTATTAATAGTCTTTATTTATACAATCTCTAACGGCATGTATGCTCTTCCACTAGATGAAAGCGCACTTTATAAAAAACTTAGTCATGCCAGTGTAACAGTGATCTCAACTACCAGTGAAAAATATGAAAATATCATTGCAGGAAAATACGCCCCTGAAGAAAGTGATAATGAAAATACTTTTATCGAATTACTCAAATTTATTTTTTTAAAAAAGGATAACTCATTTTCTGATGAAGGATTGTTTTCGCAAGGTTCGGGCTTTATACTTAAAGATTATGAAAATACAATTGCAACAAGCTATCATGTTGTTGATGAATATTTGGAAGATGGCGTCTTTTTCTGCATCAGAAATGGCCAAAAGACTATTAATGAAATCATTTCAGTCTACGAACCAAGAACTTTTTTAGAAAACTTTTCTGAACATCAAAAATTTCTGTGTAGAATAAAACTCATTGACCATTCCAAAGATCTTGCTTTATTGGAGATGGTTTCACCTGATCAAAAAAATATTCAAAAAGATGGCCTAATTATATCCTATGAAAGACCCCCTATTACATCCAAAGTCTACAATGTCTCTACTCCCTTTGGACATACTGGCCAGTGGAGTACTGGAGTGGTTAATAATTGGATAACTGGTTATCAAGATCAAATTGCAGGGATAAACGAGGACTTCACTATAAATGAATTTATTCTTGTTAATTCTACCAGCATTTTTTCAGGATCATCTGGTAGTGCTCTAACAAATGAGAAAGGTGAAATCATTGGTATGGTGACTGCATCTTATCAAGATATGGGTATGGCGATTATCACTCCAATCAATGAGCTATTTCCTAGAGATGAAGAAAGCATGTTGCTTACGATAACTTCAAATTAG
- a CDS encoding VOC family protein — MIENALDFLKNSFRTVYQNKLDLKTWEIDHLCYRTVSDQNYIEVKNKFLELGSLLTETIVRGRPIAIIKLSEPIFFDQYIIDLIEIPSPKKNSTFSEGFEHFEVVIDCHFQEFVQKYPHIKFDLSSLSKTLNPELKLDFETFQIKLHHKSLEHIINIEKNKNIMNFLCDTDILNVFRNFHPCLSGTIPLGIDTSCSDLDILFQASQFEEFLRLVQIHFSTFPGFCIRKNIHQNKESLIVNFKYNNLLIELFTQDYPVYNQRSNLHFLVEGRLLKIFGKNLSKKIIDLKSGGLKTEPAFGHIFNLKNSYDELENLAYYSDMDLYSKLFSEYSGQLAT; from the coding sequence ATGATTGAAAATGCTTTGGATTTCTTAAAAAATTCATTTAGGACTGTTTACCAAAACAAACTAGATCTCAAAACATGGGAAATCGATCATTTGTGCTACCGAACTGTGAGTGATCAAAATTATATCGAAGTCAAAAATAAATTCCTAGAACTTGGAAGTCTTCTCACAGAAACTATTGTCAGAGGTAGACCAATTGCGATCATCAAGTTGAGTGAACCGATTTTTTTTGATCAATATATTATTGATCTTATAGAAATACCTTCTCCTAAAAAAAACTCAACATTTTCAGAGGGTTTTGAGCATTTTGAAGTTGTGATAGATTGTCATTTTCAAGAGTTCGTTCAAAAATATCCACATATTAAATTCGATCTATCAAGTTTAAGTAAAACTCTTAACCCTGAGCTTAAGCTCGATTTTGAAACTTTTCAGATAAAGTTACATCACAAGTCACTAGAGCATATCATTAATATTGAAAAAAATAAGAATATTATGAATTTTCTATGTGATACTGATATTCTTAATGTTTTTAGAAATTTCCATCCCTGTCTGTCAGGAACAATTCCTCTTGGTATAGACACATCTTGTTCTGATTTAGACATTCTTTTTCAAGCTAGTCAATTTGAAGAATTTCTAAGGTTAGTTCAGATTCACTTTTCAACATTTCCTGGGTTCTGTATTAGAAAAAATATTCATCAAAATAAAGAATCTCTAATTGTAAATTTTAAATATAATAATTTACTTATTGAACTTTTTACTCAAGATTATCCTGTTTATAATCAACGTTCAAATTTGCATTTTTTAGTTGAAGGCAGACTCCTTAAGATTTTTGGTAAAAATCTTTCTAAAAAAATCATTGATTTAAAATCTGGTGGTTTAAAAACTGAACCGGCCTTTGGGCATATATTTAATCTCAAAAACTCATACGATGAACTAGAAAATTTAGCTTATTATTCTGATATGGATCTTTATTCAAAACTCTTCTCCGAGTATTCAGGTCAACTTGCAACATAA
- a CDS encoding response regulator — protein MKILFVDDDKLMLKLYRTFLKDEAETEISCFENVDEAFKTAKRHYFDIIFSDIKMPGQDGIEFLNKILTSQIKYGKFFFVSADREFTTSDATENGADGIIYKPLQKKELLSPISEIKNQI, from the coding sequence ATGAAGATTTTGTTTGTTGATGATGATAAATTAATGCTTAAACTTTATAGAACTTTTCTAAAAGATGAAGCAGAAACTGAAATTTCATGTTTTGAAAATGTCGATGAGGCATTCAAAACAGCAAAGAGACATTATTTCGATATCATTTTTTCAGATATAAAAATGCCTGGCCAAGATGGAATAGAATTTTTAAACAAGATTCTTACTTCTCAAATAAAATATGGAAAATTTTTCTTTGTTTCTGCTGATAGAGAATTTACCACCTCTGATGCAACTGAAAATGGAGCTGATGGAATTATCTACAAGCCCCTCCAGAAAAAAGAACTGCTATCTCCAATTTCTGAAATTAAGAATCAAATTTAA
- a CDS encoding 50S ribosome-binding GTPase, which translates to MIEKIQRNMVISLIGRPNVGKSSLFNRLMKKSTKALTYDRPGVTRDRHYGFATFDDARGEDPQDIILVDTGGFYPQKLEESKGNGLHMNEEQIYNKFFNIMTEHAELAIKESDLVLLVVDVREGILPSDKVIADFIRKCKKDFLVVCNKFDSDSQFGQEIDAYTLGIDGDQLFTTSAAHGYGVENLREKIHREASLFAAIEQSNPDLQKGVTPRESVVSRVAIIGAPNAGKSTLLNKLLGANRALVSDIPGTTVDPIEGYFDLYFGEDVAKLDEANSKKDFSNQELFEQYEDFRKNNQDVYQKLILSYEEDLLHGKDTVGQYDEDFDDDEISSFEEQNTELEESAYEQKMSELLEDEQDSIEEFEEKGSYWRSLHIVDTAGIRKKGNIHDFIEEQSVYRSLRCISEADIVVYMVDCTKGVGHQDRRLIDIALDKGKSVIICLNKFDLFKGKFANDKERREWLLDLRAEIPWLNYCDIIPISAKYGKSIGRLKQVIKKTIFIRSQKVSAGHLNRFIFDVMDHHGIVVKKSRGQRLKVKYASMIKSAPPTFLLYTNKSKGIPETYKRYLKNCIRQEYGIINTPVHLIFRTGTDLEKRMAKVKRK; encoded by the coding sequence ATGATTGAAAAAATCCAAAGAAATATGGTTATTTCCTTAATTGGTAGGCCTAATGTGGGAAAAAGTTCTCTTTTTAATAGACTGATGAAGAAATCGACAAAGGCCCTAACGTATGACAGACCTGGAGTGACAAGAGATAGACACTATGGTTTTGCAACATTCGATGATGCCAGAGGCGAGGATCCACAGGATATTATTCTGGTTGATACCGGCGGATTTTATCCTCAAAAACTTGAAGAATCTAAGGGCAATGGCCTGCACATGAATGAAGAACAAATTTATAATAAGTTTTTCAATATCATGACTGAACACGCAGAATTAGCAATTAAGGAATCTGATTTAGTATTACTGGTTGTCGATGTGAGAGAAGGGATACTCCCATCAGATAAAGTTATTGCTGATTTTATAAGAAAATGTAAAAAAGATTTTTTAGTTGTATGCAATAAATTTGACTCCGACTCACAATTTGGCCAGGAAATAGATGCATATACCCTGGGAATAGACGGAGATCAACTCTTTACGACTTCAGCAGCTCATGGTTATGGGGTGGAAAATTTAAGAGAAAAAATACACCGTGAAGCATCTTTATTTGCGGCCATTGAGCAATCAAATCCAGATCTACAAAAAGGTGTAACTCCTAGGGAGAGCGTTGTTTCCAGAGTTGCTATTATTGGTGCTCCTAATGCAGGAAAATCAACATTGCTCAATAAATTACTTGGCGCCAATAGAGCACTAGTCTCTGATATTCCCGGAACGACAGTAGATCCAATTGAAGGATATTTTGATTTGTACTTTGGTGAAGATGTAGCGAAACTTGATGAAGCAAATTCAAAAAAAGATTTTTCAAACCAAGAGCTTTTTGAGCAGTATGAAGACTTTAGAAAAAATAATCAGGATGTTTACCAAAAACTAATACTTTCATATGAAGAAGATCTTTTACATGGAAAAGATACTGTTGGACAATATGATGAAGACTTTGACGATGATGAGATCTCGAGTTTTGAAGAGCAAAATACTGAGCTCGAGGAATCGGCTTATGAACAAAAAATGAGTGAACTTCTAGAGGATGAGCAAGATTCCATAGAGGAGTTTGAAGAAAAGGGAAGTTATTGGAGATCCCTTCATATTGTAGACACTGCAGGTATTCGCAAAAAAGGAAATATTCATGACTTTATAGAAGAACAATCCGTATATCGTTCTTTAAGATGTATTTCTGAGGCCGATATAGTTGTGTACATGGTTGACTGTACAAAAGGAGTTGGACATCAAGATAGAAGACTCATTGATATTGCCTTAGATAAAGGTAAATCTGTTATAATTTGTCTTAATAAATTTGACCTGTTTAAAGGTAAATTTGCTAATGATAAAGAAAGAAGGGAGTGGTTGCTCGATCTTCGCGCTGAAATCCCATGGCTTAATTACTGTGATATTATTCCAATTTCTGCTAAATATGGAAAATCAATTGGCAGGTTGAAACAAGTCATTAAAAAAACAATTTTTATACGTTCTCAGAAAGTATCAGCTGGTCATTTAAACCGCTTTATATTTGATGTTATGGATCACCATGGGATTGTCGTTAAAAAGTCTAGAGGCCAGAGATTAAAAGTTAAATACGCTTCAATGATAAAATCGGCACCACCAACATTTCTTTTATATACTAATAAATCAAAGGGGATACCTGAGACCTATAAGAGATATCTCAAAAATTGTATCAGACAAGAATATGGAATTATCAATACTCCAGTGCATTTAATTTTTAGAACTGGAACTGATTTAGAAAAGAGGATGGCAAAAGTAAAAAGAAAATAG
- a CDS encoding matrixin family metalloprotease, with the protein MKNAIGFCLLILLNFSCKEYQEPTHLIPYNFKRANNNLPSAMYKWDAAVMPLEVELSDDFSPTEQDAIQETLGEWQKTQSDIQFFSLPATTTPNLNLPNYYQYRDEDKIIGIYKSYDWFNSISPNTLAITVLRAYLINEGPSEYYEIDLVDIIVNYRDHSYSLDNSPLTFDLPSIVLHELGHLLGLDHQWDSSIDAIMNPTISRNQLRRTLHENDIARIRHNYSNSIHAISNSVEFASGSNSKRPEVIYGYFEIKADGECTRRLFEEKNRYAMPVELFEKYLKVK; encoded by the coding sequence ATGAAAAACGCAATCGGTTTTTGTCTATTGATCCTCTTAAATTTTTCTTGTAAAGAATACCAAGAGCCAACTCATCTAATCCCTTACAACTTCAAAAGGGCAAATAATAATTTACCTTCAGCTATGTATAAGTGGGATGCAGCTGTAATGCCACTTGAAGTAGAACTCTCAGATGACTTTTCGCCAACTGAGCAAGATGCAATTCAAGAAACCCTAGGTGAATGGCAAAAAACACAATCAGATATTCAATTTTTTAGTCTTCCCGCAACAACGACTCCCAATCTAAATTTACCAAATTATTACCAATACAGAGATGAGGATAAAATCATAGGTATATATAAGTCCTATGATTGGTTCAATTCTATTTCGCCAAACACATTGGCCATAACTGTTTTAAGAGCATACTTAATTAATGAAGGGCCCTCTGAATATTATGAAATTGATCTTGTTGATATTATAGTGAATTACCGAGATCACTCTTATTCGCTAGACAATTCTCCGCTTACGTTTGATTTACCTTCTATTGTGTTGCATGAGCTAGGTCATTTATTAGGTCTTGATCATCAGTGGGATTCTTCAATTGACGCCATTATGAACCCTACGATATCTAGAAACCAATTGCGCCGCACATTACATGAAAATGATATTGCTAGAATACGTCACAATTATTCAAACAGTATACATGCAATTTCAAATAGTGTGGAATTTGCAAGTGGGTCAAATAGTAAACGGCCCGAAGTAATCTATGGATACTTTGAAATTAAGGCAGATGGAGAATGTACCCGTCGATTATTTGAAGAAAAAAACCGATATGCAATGCCTGTTGAACTTTTTGAAAAATATTTAAAGGTAAAATAA
- a CDS encoding HD domain-containing protein produces the protein MNSEYFIPISLEVLKRFDKKLLFDIYVRRSESKYTKIFRESEALDWERVELYKSQGVDTFFVTKDDYQKYSLVVRKLGDLLNKVDGRFPTEEAINILKEMILFTMREISFVQKLSHAVIESAGIVVQQSIKILLNDQSQIMGLIKAMANTPQMFKHSIMTSIFSIILAKEIGIESKDNLYIIGMGAFLHDVGQTQLTFDPDDKEILSPDERKELWRHPQLGKEMLDEVKGIRQEVVQIVMQHHEQPNGHGYPNGLKTDEIYPPAKIVAIADNFSSLITKQSWRPGYAVSEAIHLMASDIGKFDKHLLRAFAKLFKVQI, from the coding sequence ATGAATAGTGAATATTTCATTCCAATTTCCCTGGAAGTCCTTAAGCGTTTTGATAAAAAACTTCTCTTCGATATATACGTCCGAAGAAGTGAAAGTAAATACACCAAGATATTTCGGGAGAGTGAGGCCTTAGATTGGGAAAGAGTAGAATTATATAAATCTCAAGGTGTAGACACCTTTTTTGTAACAAAGGATGATTACCAAAAATATTCTCTAGTAGTTAGAAAACTTGGTGATCTTCTTAATAAAGTTGATGGGCGTTTTCCTACAGAAGAGGCCATTAACATACTAAAAGAAATGATTTTATTTACTATGCGAGAAATCAGTTTTGTACAAAAGCTTAGTCACGCTGTAATAGAATCAGCAGGGATTGTCGTTCAACAGTCTATTAAGATACTTTTAAATGATCAGTCCCAGATTATGGGGCTTATAAAGGCCATGGCCAACACTCCTCAAATGTTTAAACACTCAATAATGACAAGTATCTTCTCTATTATTTTAGCAAAAGAAATTGGTATAGAGAGTAAGGATAATCTTTACATCATAGGAATGGGGGCATTTCTACATGATGTTGGTCAAACTCAACTTACATTTGATCCCGATGATAAAGAAATTCTCTCTCCTGATGAAAGAAAAGAGCTATGGCGACATCCTCAACTTGGTAAAGAAATGCTCGATGAAGTAAAAGGCATTCGGCAAGAAGTTGTACAAATTGTTATGCAACATCATGAGCAGCCAAACGGACATGGGTATCCAAACGGTTTAAAAACCGATGAAATTTATCCACCAGCAAAAATCGTCGCAATCGCTGATAATTTTTCTTCGCTCATTACGAAGCAAAGCTGGAGACCTGGATATGCTGTATCTGAGGCCATTCACCTCATGGCCAGCGATATTGGAAAATTTGACAAACACCTGTTAAGAGCTTTTGCAAAACTTTTCAAAGTTCAAATATAA
- the era gene encoding GTPase Era, with protein MLLQDQHPLNKAIMCSVLGAPNVGKSTLINYLLGMDLSIVSHKAQTTRNKFHCVLTVDRTEIVLVDTPGVHKSNKEFNKRLNQQAVEGQEGVDINLLLIDLTKEVIPQFTIFHSIFEKELSRTWVIYTKADLISDIDKLPLEEITQKAKEIIPSIEKHYVVSSKTELNMNKLIGDLCDEAQPGPHLYPGGEISNKNERFFATEYIREQAFKMLKDEIPYEIAVVVDEYKDMKPNEKRPGGIVCFISASILVNRPSQRAIVVGSKGAMIKNIGTEARKKIEDLVGGKVHLNLHVKVTPNWFKNNWVLEEIGIPRAVNSSRVWRQK; from the coding sequence ATGTTATTACAAGATCAGCATCCTTTGAATAAGGCCATTATGTGTTCGGTTCTTGGAGCGCCAAATGTAGGAAAGAGTACCTTAATAAATTATCTTCTCGGGATGGATCTTTCTATCGTCTCGCATAAAGCTCAAACTACAAGAAATAAATTCCATTGCGTCTTAACTGTAGATCGGACAGAAATTGTTCTCGTTGATACTCCAGGTGTTCATAAATCAAATAAAGAATTCAATAAGCGCCTCAATCAGCAGGCCGTTGAGGGACAAGAAGGTGTGGACATTAATCTTCTTTTGATCGATTTAACTAAGGAAGTGATCCCACAATTTACAATTTTCCATTCCATCTTTGAAAAAGAATTATCAAGAACTTGGGTCATTTATACTAAGGCAGATCTCATTTCTGATATAGACAAATTACCACTTGAAGAAATCACTCAAAAAGCTAAAGAGATTATACCTTCTATTGAAAAACATTATGTCGTCAGCTCGAAAACAGAACTCAATATGAATAAACTTATAGGTGACCTCTGTGATGAAGCTCAACCAGGTCCTCATCTCTATCCAGGCGGAGAGATTTCCAATAAAAATGAACGTTTTTTTGCAACTGAATACATTCGAGAGCAAGCGTTTAAAATGCTTAAAGATGAAATTCCCTATGAGATTGCGGTCGTCGTTGATGAATATAAAGATATGAAACCTAATGAAAAAAGACCAGGAGGAATTGTATGCTTTATCTCTGCTTCTATTTTAGTAAACAGACCCTCACAAAGAGCAATCGTTGTTGGATCTAAAGGAGCAATGATAAAAAACATTGGAACCGAGGCCAGAAAAAAGATTGAAGACTTAGTTGGGGGAAAAGTTCATTTGAATCTCCACGTTAAAGTAACTCCAAATTGGTTTAAGAATAATTGGGTTCTGGAAGAGATTGGTATCCCAAGAGCTGTGAATTCATCGAGAGTATGGAGACAAAAATGA
- the fsa gene encoding fructose-6-phosphate aldolase: protein MEFFIDTADVQEIIKANEWGIIDGVTTNPSLMAKTGRTQEDVIREISQIINGPISAEVISTDVSGMLKEAESLAKIHENVVIKLPLISSGIAACKKLSENNIKTNVTLCFSSNQALLAAKAGATYISPFIGRLDDIGSEGVQLIEEIRTIYDNYGFPTKILAASVRHSAHVKTVSLIGADVATMPYKCIESLFKHPLTDSGLEQFLTDHAKSRN, encoded by the coding sequence ATGGAATTTTTCATAGATACAGCAGATGTTCAAGAAATTATAAAAGCAAATGAATGGGGTATTATTGATGGTGTAACAACAAACCCTAGTTTAATGGCCAAAACAGGAAGGACGCAAGAAGATGTAATAAGGGAAATTTCACAAATAATAAATGGCCCAATTTCAGCAGAAGTCATTTCAACCGATGTTTCTGGTATGTTAAAAGAAGCAGAGTCCCTTGCTAAAATTCATGAAAATGTTGTCATTAAACTTCCACTCATTTCTTCAGGTATTGCTGCATGTAAAAAATTGAGCGAAAACAATATTAAAACCAATGTTACACTTTGTTTTTCCTCAAACCAGGCCTTACTTGCGGCCAAAGCAGGTGCTACTTATATCTCCCCTTTTATCGGAAGATTAGATGACATTGGCAGTGAAGGTGTACAGCTAATCGAAGAAATTCGAACCATCTATGACAATTATGGATTTCCAACTAAAATTTTGGCCGCTTCTGTTCGTCATAGTGCTCACGTAAAAACTGTTTCATTGATAGGAGCAGATGTTGCTACTATGCCTTATAAATGTATAGAATCACTTTTTAAACATCCACTAACGGACTCTGGTTTAGAACAATTTTTAACTGATCATGCAAAATCACGGAATTAA
- a CDS encoding sterol desaturase family protein, which produces MNNLKHNRAKLRLFNSNFWESLSRTNSWAPALFWLFVIGGLFYTNSDKGITVKEHVALFFIGLIVWTLVEYIFHRFIFHFPIFGPKSERFNFVSHGIHHEDAHDLGRAIMPITPAAIYTVLLYGVFFQVFGEKYGPTFLAYFLMGFISYDYYHFSNHVMLPKSKLGKYLRKNHLIHHVYPHVNFGVTSPIWDFAFGTYANKKTIHQRPKYPLCATSEGIYKDPVARPKGVQQLTQEEIENDFIEIYKEVYPGSAIPEEILRTKNVDSSKGKVESDQRVGPIDGHKRIL; this is translated from the coding sequence ATGAATAATTTAAAACATAACCGTGCAAAATTAAGACTTTTTAATAGTAACTTTTGGGAATCACTTTCTCGAACAAATTCTTGGGCACCTGCTCTTTTTTGGCTTTTTGTTATAGGAGGACTTTTCTATACAAACAGCGATAAAGGAATCACCGTCAAAGAACATGTCGCTTTGTTTTTTATAGGCCTTATTGTTTGGACCCTTGTTGAGTATATTTTCCATCGATTTATTTTTCACTTTCCGATCTTTGGACCAAAATCAGAGCGATTTAATTTTGTCTCACATGGTATTCATCATGAAGATGCTCACGATCTAGGAAGAGCAATTATGCCCATTACTCCCGCGGCCATTTATACTGTTTTACTCTATGGTGTTTTTTTTCAGGTATTTGGTGAAAAATATGGGCCTACTTTTTTGGCGTATTTTTTGATGGGTTTTATTAGCTATGACTATTACCACTTTTCAAACCACGTAATGCTTCCTAAATCTAAACTTGGTAAATATCTGCGTAAAAATCATCTTATACATCATGTTTATCCACATGTTAACTTTGGAGTTACGTCTCCTATTTGGGATTTTGCTTTTGGTACCTATGCAAATAAGAAAACAATTCACCAAAGACCAAAATATCCCCTTTGTGCTACATCTGAGGGTATTTATAAAGATCCCGTAGCAAGGCCAAAAGGGGTTCAGCAATTAACTCAAGAAGAAATCGAAAATGATTTCATTGAAATTTATAAAGAAGTTTATCCTGGGAGTGCAATTCCAGAAGAAATTCTACGGACAAAAAACGTTGATTCATCCAAAGGCAAAGTTGAGTCTGATCAAAGAGTTGGGCCCATAGATGGACACAAAAGAATCTTGTAG
- a CDS encoding DUF962 domain-containing protein, with product MRSLNSWFDEYSQSHQNPINVLIHKICVPTIMFTVLGLLWSIPSPDIFLSLPLLNWCTIFLLFVFVFYLRLSLKYTLGMFIQTSIMLFFIDKIDNTPRLDLLELSLSIFILAWIGQFIGHKIEGKKPSFFKDLQFLLIGPLWTMRFLYKRFKFDS from the coding sequence ATGAGAAGTTTGAATTCATGGTTTGATGAATATTCACAATCCCACCAGAATCCCATAAATGTTTTGATACATAAAATCTGTGTCCCTACAATAATGTTCACTGTTCTAGGATTATTGTGGAGTATACCCTCCCCTGATATTTTTTTATCATTACCACTCTTAAATTGGTGTACAATCTTTTTATTATTTGTTTTTGTTTTTTATCTAAGACTATCATTGAAATATACCTTAGGGATGTTTATACAAACATCTATTATGCTTTTTTTTATTGATAAAATTGACAATACACCTAGACTCGATTTGCTTGAGTTATCTTTATCAATATTTATTCTTGCTTGGATAGGTCAATTTATTGGCCATAAAATTGAAGGAAAAAAACCCTCATTTTTCAAGGACCTTCAATTTTTACTAATAGGGCCATTATGGACAATGAGATTTTTATATAAAAGATTTAAATTTGATTCTTAA